CGAGGATCTCGCGTTTCAGCGTTTCATAGACAAAACGACCGCCACCACCTCGCGCTGGCTTGGTAGACGAGGAGGATTTGCTATTTTTCGTTGCCCCAAGGTCAGTTGCCATGACGCCCTCTGATGAATTTTTCAACATATGCATCCTGAATCTACAGAATGTTACTGCAACCCAGAGCGCCTAATTGAAATATATTGACGAGTCGACGAACTGTCGACTATTTTCCCAACATCATTCACGTCGACACTTTGTCGACAAATGATCCCGACATTCGGGTCAACAGAGGAGAACACCTATGAAACTTAAAATGCTTGGCCTTGCCGCTGCTGGCCTTCTGGCTGCAGGCGCTGCTGCAGCTGATAGCCGTCTGGACGCGGCTCTGGACCGTGGCAAGCTGCTTTGCTCTGGCCACAACGGCTCTTTCCTTGGCTTCGCGGAAGTCGACGACAAGGGCAACTGGAAGGGTATGGACATCGACCTGTGTAAAGGTCTGGCGGCATCCCTGTTCGGCAAGTCCGAAGGCAACCTGGAAATCGTACCTATTTCCTGGGCACAACGTTGGCCTGCGCTGCAGTCTGGCGACATCGACGTGGTTATCAAACTGTCCGGCTGGACCCAGTCCCGCGACACCGAGCTGAACCTCGCATACTCTCTGCCTTACTTCGTTGGCGCATTCCACGTGATGGCGCACGCTGAACTGGGCGCAGAATCTGTGGCAGATCTGGACGGCGGCTCCATCTGCGTATCCGCAGGCACCTCCACCGAGCGCGTTCTGGCGTCTTACCTTGAAAACAACAACATCGACGCAGAAGTCGTTGTTTTCGAAAAAGGCGACGAAGTTAAGACCGCCTATTTCAACCAGCGTTGCGACGGCCTGATCCTCTTCGCTCCGCCACTGGCCGCAACCCGCGCAACCTCTGACAACCCAGAAGCACACGTTATCCTCCCTGACGTGCTGGGTCTGGAGCCAGAAGCGATCATCGTCCCTGAAAATGATCCAAAATGGCTCGACGTTCAAAACTGGATGCTGTCCTCCCTGTGGTTTGCTGAAATCAACGGCATCACCCAAGCGAACGTTGACGAGATCCGCGCAAACCCTGGTTCCGCGCAAATCGGAAAATTCCTGGGCGTAACCCCGGGCTACGGCGAGCGCCTCGGTCTGTCCGATGATTGGGCTTACAACCTCATCAAAGAAGTCGGCAACTATGGCGAAATCTTTGAGCGCAACATCGCGACACCATACGCGCTGCCACGCGGTATGAACGAGCTCTACACAAACGGCGGTGTTTTCTATCCGCTGACTGTGGACTAAGTTGCTCCCTGCTCTGGGGCCAGACTATCGGCCCCGGAGCCCCTTTGAGTTCCAAATAAATGAACGTTCTGGCTTTAGGAGATGCGGATGCTATCGCTTCTCAGAAATAAAACTATCCGTGACAATGCCATGCAGATTGGCTTCGTCGGTGGTCTGGTCTTGTTGATCTTGATCTTTATCATCACCGCACGCACCAATCTTGAAGCACAGGGCATGACGTCGGGCTTCGGCTTCCTCAATCGCGCTACGGGCTGGGGTGTTAACTTTTCCCTGATCGAGTTCACCACGTCGGACACCTATTTGAAGGTGATCTGGGTCGGGATCCTGAACTCTATGTTCCTGGGTGCCATCGCGCTGACCATCGCGACGTTCCTTGGCACTTTGGTCGGCATCATGCGGGTGTCGGGCAATAAAATGGCCGAGCTGATCGGCACGACATTCGTTGAGATTTTTCGCAACCTGCCGCTGCTTCTGCAGCTGTTCTTTTGGTATTCGCTGCTGACCAGCCTGCCAAAACCAAAGCAGGGCATTTCTATCTTTGACGTGGCCTTCATTAGTGGTCGTGGGTTTTATCTGCCGGGGCTGAACGTCTCGGGTGGGTATGTGTTTGTTGTGTTTCTGATCCTTGTCGCGACCATCTCCCTGGCACTCTGGCTTCGGATGGCGAAACGCTTCAAGCGCATACCCGAAGTTCGCAAGACCTTGATCACACGGATGTTGTGGCTGGGCTTTGTGGTGCTGACCGTGGTGATCTTTTGGCTGGGCCGGATCCCTGACACGCCGCTGCTGAATATTCCTTACCTCAAGGGACTAAACTTCCGCGATGGTATCCGTGTCTCGCCCGAGCTTCTGGCCTGTATCATCGCCATCTCTTTGTATGGTGCCGCCTATATCGGTGAGATCGTGCGCGCAGGTTTCAATTCTGTCTCTAAAGGACAGGGCGAGGCTGGTCACGCGCTGGGTCTGAGCCCTTGGCAAAACTTTAGCCGGATCAAACTGCCTCTGGCGATCCGTGCCGTGATGCCGACGCTGATCAACCAATATGTCTGGCTGTTCAAAGCAACCACCATTGGTATCGCGATTGGCTTTGTCGACTTCTTCATGGTGATCTCTACCTCGATCAACCAATCCGGTCAGACGCTCGAGCTGATTGCGATCCTGATGGGTGGCTTCCTGATCATCAACTACTCCATGGCCTGGGTTCTGAACTGTGTGAACGACGCGATCAAACTCAAGGGCAATCAGTTGCGGACCTAAGATCATGGCAAAGACTTATGTAGAACCAACCCTGATCGACCGCATCCGCGCCGATTACTTCTCGTCCCGCATGGACACAGCGATGACCACCGTCTTTGGTGCGCTGGCTTTGTGGGTGATCTATAACCTCGTCAGCTGGGGCATCGTGAATGCGGTGTGGTCCGCGGAAAATCGTGACCTCTGTGCCCATGGCTCTGGCGGAGCCTGCTGGGGCGTGATCGACAGCCGCTGGCGTCTGATCCTCTTTGGTCTTTACCCATACGAGGAACAATGGCGGTCGGCGCTGGCCTGTCTGGCGATTGTTCTGGTGGGTGGCTTGTCCTGCGTGCCGTACTTCTGGAACGCCAAGCGGATCACCACGCTTTGGCTGGCAGGTTTCGCAACCTTCTATGTTCTGATGCGTGGCGGCTATTTCGGCCTGACGACTGTCTTTGAGCAAAACTGGGGCGGGCTGTCGCTGACCATCTTTATTTTCGCGGCAACCTCCTTGCTGGGCATGCCTCTGGCGATCATCTTCGCGCTCTTGCGTCGCTCTGAACTGCCTGTGATCGCCAAGACCATGGGCATCATCATCGACACCATCCGCTCGCTGCCTTTGTTGTCGATCATGTTCACCTTTGCGATTGTTCTGCCCTTCGTGCTGCCCGACTGGCTGACCGGAGACAAGCTCTACCGCGTCATCGTCGGCTATGCGCTCTTCTTTGCCTGCTATCAGGCCGAGATCATCCGCGGCGGCATGCAAGCGCTGCCCGCGGGTCAGGAAGAGGCCGCTAAAGCGCTCGGCATGGGCTATTGGCACCGCATTGGCTATATCGTGCTGCCGCAGGCCTTCCGCAATGCGCTGCCGCCGACCATCAACCAGTTCGTGATCACCTTTAAGGAAACATCCCTTGTGGCGATCATCGGCTTCTTTGAAGTGGTCAAATCGGGCGATGCCGCCTTTGGCAACGCGGAATGGAATTTCGCCCATGTCGAAGTCTACAGCTTCGTCGCCCTGATCTATTTCGTCTTTGTTTTCGCGCTGTCCCGCTATGGCGCCTATCTCGAGCGGCGCTTGGCCGTGGCTGAACGCTAGGAGGTTACCCTAATGTCTACTCAAACCGCCGTCCAAATCACTGATATGGACAAATACTACGGCAGCTTCCACGCGCTGAAGAACATCAACCTCGAGATCAAAAAAGGTGAGAAAATCGTGGTCTGCGGCCCATCTGGGTCCGGTAAATCCACCCTGATCCGTTGCCTGAACAAGCTCGAAGACTACCACGGTGGCTCGATTAATGTTCTGGGCACGGAACTGGATGATAACCTCGACAATATCGACGAGATCCGCCGCGAAACGGGTATGGTGTTTCAGCACTTTAACCTCTTCCCGCATATGACGATCTTGGAAAACTGCACCCTCGCGCCGATGCTCGTGCGCAAGCAGAGCCAGGCCGAGGCGGAAAAGATCGCGATGGAGTATCTGACCAAGGTCAAGATCCCTGAGCAGGCTGACAAATATCCGGGCCAGCTTTCCGGTGGTCAGCAGCAACGTGTGGCGATTGCCCGCGCGCTTTGCATGAAGCCTGAAATCATGCTTTTCGACGAGCCGACTTCGGCGCTGGACCCCGAGATGATCTCTGAGGTGCTGGACACGATGGTCGAGCTTGCCAAAGAGGGCATGACCATGATCTGTGTCACCCATGAGATGGGCTTTGCCCGTCAGGTTGCAGATCGTGTGGTCTTTATGGCCGACGGTGAAATTGTTGAAGAGGCCGACCCACAAACTTTCTTTGATGCGCCCAAGCAAGAGCGTACCAAAACCTTCCTGAGCCAAATTCTAGGACACTAAGAACAATGAACGCAGAAGCTGTACACAGCCACTCAACCCACGACGCCCAAGCCGATGATCGCAACGAGAACATCAAGATCTGGGTGAACGGAGAGCTCGTCCACAAGGATGAGGCCAAAGTGTCGGTCTATGATTCAGGTTTCATGCTGGGTGACGGCATGTGGGAAGGCATGCGTCTTTATGACGGTGAATGGGCCTTCTTTGATGAACACATGGACCGCCTGTTTAACTCGCTGAAATCCGTCTCCATTGATCTGGATATGGGGCCA
This is a stretch of genomic DNA from Cognatishimia activa. It encodes these proteins:
- a CDS encoding amino acid ABC transporter ATP-binding protein; this translates as MSTQTAVQITDMDKYYGSFHALKNINLEIKKGEKIVVCGPSGSGKSTLIRCLNKLEDYHGGSINVLGTELDDNLDNIDEIRRETGMVFQHFNLFPHMTILENCTLAPMLVRKQSQAEAEKIAMEYLTKVKIPEQADKYPGQLSGGQQQRVAIARALCMKPEIMLFDEPTSALDPEMISEVLDTMVELAKEGMTMICVTHEMGFARQVADRVVFMADGEIVEEADPQTFFDAPKQERTKTFLSQILGH
- a CDS encoding transporter substrate-binding domain-containing protein, producing MKLKMLGLAAAGLLAAGAAAADSRLDAALDRGKLLCSGHNGSFLGFAEVDDKGNWKGMDIDLCKGLAASLFGKSEGNLEIVPISWAQRWPALQSGDIDVVIKLSGWTQSRDTELNLAYSLPYFVGAFHVMAHAELGAESVADLDGGSICVSAGTSTERVLASYLENNNIDAEVVVFEKGDEVKTAYFNQRCDGLILFAPPLAATRATSDNPEAHVILPDVLGLEPEAIIVPENDPKWLDVQNWMLSSLWFAEINGITQANVDEIRANPGSAQIGKFLGVTPGYGERLGLSDDWAYNLIKEVGNYGEIFERNIATPYALPRGMNELYTNGGVFYPLTVD
- a CDS encoding amino acid ABC transporter permease; amino-acid sequence: MAKTYVEPTLIDRIRADYFSSRMDTAMTTVFGALALWVIYNLVSWGIVNAVWSAENRDLCAHGSGGACWGVIDSRWRLILFGLYPYEEQWRSALACLAIVLVGGLSCVPYFWNAKRITTLWLAGFATFYVLMRGGYFGLTTVFEQNWGGLSLTIFIFAATSLLGMPLAIIFALLRRSELPVIAKTMGIIIDTIRSLPLLSIMFTFAIVLPFVLPDWLTGDKLYRVIVGYALFFACYQAEIIRGGMQALPAGQEEAAKALGMGYWHRIGYIVLPQAFRNALPPTINQFVITFKETSLVAIIGFFEVVKSGDAAFGNAEWNFAHVEVYSFVALIYFVFVFALSRYGAYLERRLAVAER
- a CDS encoding amino acid ABC transporter permease, which translates into the protein MQIGFVGGLVLLILIFIITARTNLEAQGMTSGFGFLNRATGWGVNFSLIEFTTSDTYLKVIWVGILNSMFLGAIALTIATFLGTLVGIMRVSGNKMAELIGTTFVEIFRNLPLLLQLFFWYSLLTSLPKPKQGISIFDVAFISGRGFYLPGLNVSGGYVFVVFLILVATISLALWLRMAKRFKRIPEVRKTLITRMLWLGFVVLTVVIFWLGRIPDTPLLNIPYLKGLNFRDGIRVSPELLACIIAISLYGAAYIGEIVRAGFNSVSKGQGEAGHALGLSPWQNFSRIKLPLAIRAVMPTLINQYVWLFKATTIGIAIGFVDFFMVISTSINQSGQTLELIAILMGGFLIINYSMAWVLNCVNDAIKLKGNQLRT